A DNA window from Methylobacterium sp. NMS14P contains the following coding sequences:
- a CDS encoding DUF1289 domain-containing protein — protein MPPAPKPSSPCTKVCVLDAATGLCCGCGRTRDEIAAWGSLSEAQRRAVMAGLAARMRAARLTPLEAPLPS, from the coding sequence ATGCCGCCCGCGCCGAAACCCTCCTCGCCCTGCACCAAGGTCTGCGTCCTCGACGCCGCGACCGGCCTGTGCTGCGGCTGCGGGCGGACCCGCGACGAGATCGCCGCCTGGGGCTCCCTGTCGGAGGCGCAGCGCCGCGCCGTGATGGCGGGGCTCGCCGCCCGGATGCGCGCCGCCCGGCTCACGCCCCTCGAAGCGCCGCTGCCGTCATGA
- the cobT gene encoding nicotinate-nucleotide--dimethylbenzimidazole phosphoribosyltransferase, with protein sequence MTDPMTAPEPGPFDDIRNLLKAMPGPDTEAKAAVAARDATLTKPAGALGRLESLVTWLAAWQGKAPPTFDRPLVCVFAGSHGVTRRGVSAFPDAVNRQMLDNFAAGGGAINQICAAYGLGFKVFDLALDMPTGDITEGPALDERATVATMAFGMEAVAAGTDCLGIGEMGIGNTTVAAALYAALFGGDPAHWVGRGTGVDGDGLSRKVAAVEAALSHHADHLDDPLQVLARLGGREIAAMAGAILAARLQRIPVVIDGYVATAAAAVLHAADPRALDHCLAGHVSAEGVHAEVLERLGLVPLLALGMRLGEASGAGMAMGLLKGALACHTGMATFAQAGVSEKGAG encoded by the coding sequence ATGACCGACCCGATGACCGCTCCCGAACCCGGCCCCTTCGACGACATCCGCAACCTTCTGAAGGCGATGCCGGGTCCCGACACGGAGGCGAAGGCCGCCGTCGCGGCCCGGGACGCGACCCTGACGAAGCCCGCGGGCGCGCTGGGGCGCCTTGAGAGCCTCGTGACGTGGCTGGCGGCGTGGCAGGGCAAGGCGCCGCCGACCTTCGACCGGCCGCTGGTCTGCGTCTTCGCCGGCAGCCACGGGGTCACGCGCCGGGGCGTCTCGGCCTTCCCGGACGCGGTCAACCGGCAGATGCTCGACAACTTCGCCGCCGGGGGCGGGGCGATCAACCAGATCTGCGCCGCTTACGGCCTCGGCTTCAAGGTGTTCGACCTCGCCCTCGACATGCCCACGGGCGACATCACGGAGGGGCCGGCCCTCGACGAGCGCGCCACGGTCGCCACCATGGCGTTCGGCATGGAGGCGGTGGCCGCCGGCACCGACTGCCTGGGCATCGGCGAGATGGGCATCGGCAACACCACGGTGGCGGCCGCCCTCTACGCCGCCCTGTTCGGCGGCGACCCCGCCCACTGGGTCGGGCGCGGCACGGGCGTGGACGGGGACGGCCTGTCCCGGAAGGTCGCGGCCGTGGAGGCGGCGCTCAGTCACCATGCCGACCACCTCGACGACCCGCTCCAGGTCCTGGCGCGCCTCGGCGGCCGGGAGATCGCCGCCATGGCGGGCGCGATCCTGGCGGCCCGGCTGCAGCGCATCCCGGTGGTGATCGACGGCTACGTGGCGACCGCCGCCGCGGCCGTGCTGCACGCCGCCGACCCGAGGGCCCTCGACCACTGCCTCGCCGGCCACGTCTCGGCGGAGGGCGTCCACGCCGAGGTGCTGGAGCGGCTCGGGCTGGTGCCGCTGCTGGCGCTCGGCATGCGCCTCGGCGAGGCCTCGGGCGCCGGCATGGCGATGGGCCTGCTGAAGGGCGCGCTCGCCTGCCACACCGGCATGGCGACCTTCGCGCAGGCCGGCGTGTCCGAGAAGGGCGCGGGCTGA
- a CDS encoding retropepsin-like aspartic protease family protein — protein MIYLGLAALALVLVALVLSDGSDSVGGVIGPDQLANLAWTGTILLLVVAGFWRQFTARLGANLQALLAWALIGLALVIGYSYRDRIQDVGARVLGDLRPGSATSSGDGSVTVTRRADGDFRVDAEVNGRVQPFLFDTGASSVVLTAENAAALGLTPAPADFTARVSTANGITYAAPTQLDSLSVGTITERRVNAMVAKPGALSANLLGQTFLSRLSGYEVRGDRLILRRP, from the coding sequence ATGATCTATCTCGGCCTCGCGGCCCTCGCCCTGGTCCTCGTGGCCCTGGTCCTCAGCGACGGCAGCGACAGCGTCGGCGGCGTGATCGGGCCCGACCAATTGGCCAACCTCGCCTGGACCGGCACGATCCTGCTCCTGGTGGTGGCCGGGTTCTGGCGGCAATTCACGGCGCGGCTCGGCGCGAACCTGCAGGCCCTCCTGGCCTGGGCACTGATCGGCCTCGCCCTGGTGATCGGCTACAGCTACCGCGACCGGATCCAGGACGTCGGCGCCCGCGTGCTCGGCGATCTCCGGCCGGGGAGCGCGACCTCGAGCGGCGACGGCTCCGTCACCGTCACCCGGCGGGCGGACGGCGATTTCCGGGTCGACGCCGAGGTGAACGGCCGGGTTCAGCCCTTCCTGTTCGACACCGGGGCGAGCAGCGTCGTGCTCACCGCCGAGAACGCCGCCGCGCTGGGGCTCACGCCCGCGCCCGCCGACTTCACCGCCCGCGTCTCCACCGCCAACGGCATCACCTACGCGGCGCCGACCCAGCTCGACTCGCTCAGCGTCGGCACCATCACCGAGCGGCGGGTCAACGCCATGGTGGCCAAGCCGGGCGCGCTCTCCGCGAACCTCCTCGGCCAGACCTTCCTGTCGCGGCTGTCCGGCTACGAGGTCCGGGGCGACCGCCTGATCCTGCGCCGGCCCTGA
- the dusA gene encoding tRNA dihydrouridine(20/20a) synthase DusA, protein MADPTGKLNNLSGWRFSVAPMMDWTDRHCRAFHRSLSARARLYTEMVTTGAVLHGPRERLLGFAAVEHPVAVQLGGSDPAELAQAARIAADLGYDEVNLNVGCPSDRVQEGRFGACLMREPALVGDCVAAMKAAVSVPVTVKCRIGVDDQDPEAALDTLADAAVAAGVDGLIVHARKAWLQGLSPKENRDVPPLDYGRAARLKRRLPGLPIAVNGGLRDLDAARARLAEVDGVMVGRAAYTEPALLLGVDPDLFGVPAPAPDVFAAVAMFEPYVAACLARGERLHAVTRHMLGLFNGRPGARAFRRHLSTHGMRPGADLATLREAVALVSRAAPEACAA, encoded by the coding sequence ATGGCTGATCCGACAGGAAAACTGAACAATCTCAGCGGATGGCGCTTCTCCGTCGCCCCGATGATGGACTGGACGGACCGGCACTGCCGGGCGTTCCACCGGTCCCTCTCGGCGCGCGCCCGCCTCTACACCGAGATGGTCACCACCGGCGCGGTGCTGCACGGGCCGCGGGAGCGGCTGCTCGGCTTCGCGGCGGTCGAGCACCCGGTGGCGGTCCAGCTCGGCGGCTCGGACCCGGCGGAGCTGGCGCAGGCCGCCCGGATCGCCGCGGATCTCGGCTACGACGAGGTCAATCTCAATGTCGGCTGCCCCTCGGACCGGGTGCAGGAGGGCCGCTTCGGCGCCTGCCTGATGCGCGAGCCGGCCCTGGTGGGCGACTGCGTCGCCGCCATGAAGGCGGCGGTCTCCGTACCGGTGACGGTGAAGTGCCGGATCGGCGTCGACGACCAGGACCCCGAGGCGGCGCTCGACACCCTGGCCGACGCCGCGGTGGCGGCGGGCGTCGACGGGCTGATCGTCCACGCCCGCAAGGCCTGGCTCCAGGGGCTCTCGCCCAAGGAGAACCGGGACGTGCCGCCCCTCGATTACGGCCGTGCCGCGCGGCTGAAGCGGCGGCTTCCCGGACTGCCGATCGCGGTCAACGGCGGCCTGCGCGACCTCGACGCCGCGCGGGCGCGGCTCGCCGAGGTCGACGGCGTCATGGTCGGCCGCGCCGCCTACACCGAGCCGGCACTGCTGCTCGGCGTCGATCCCGACCTGTTCGGCGTACCGGCCCCGGCCCCCGACGTTTTCGCGGCGGTCGCGATGTTCGAGCCCTACGTCGCCGCGTGCCTGGCCCGGGGCGAGCGCCTGCACGCGGTCACCCGGCACATGCTCGGGCTGTTCAACGGCCGGCCGGGCGCTCGGGCCTTCCGGCGCCACCTCTCGACCCACGGGATGCGCCCGGGGGCCGACCTCGCGACCCTGCGGGAGGCGGTGGCGCTGGTCTCCCGCGCCGCGCCCGAGGCCTGCGCCGCCTGA
- the cobS gene encoding adenosylcobinamide-GDP ribazoletransferase, with translation MDRQTGGEADWPGRGALYDLAGCLRFYSRLPVPQLPGEPDPHRSPDFTTLPRMLPLAGLILALPAALVLAAGWAVGLGPFLAATLAVAVAVVATGALHEDGLADVADGFGGGATRERRLEIMRDSRIGAYGGAALVLALALRIGALATLLDRIGHAAVTGLILAAALSRVAALAPMVLLAPARPGGLSASVGRPGRASLATALGLGAVLALGAVPLGLPLGGVALMILCAGLAALGLTRLARAKIGGQTGDVIGACQQVAEIAALLALVAATAGVAD, from the coding sequence ATGGACAGGCAGACCGGCGGGGAGGCCGACTGGCCCGGGCGCGGTGCCCTCTACGACCTCGCCGGGTGCCTGCGCTTCTACTCCCGCCTGCCGGTGCCGCAACTGCCCGGCGAGCCGGACCCGCACCGCAGCCCCGACTTCACCACTCTGCCGCGGATGCTGCCGCTGGCCGGCCTGATCCTGGCGCTGCCCGCCGCCCTGGTGCTGGCGGCCGGCTGGGCGGTCGGGCTCGGCCCGTTCCTGGCCGCGACCCTCGCGGTGGCGGTCGCCGTGGTGGCAACCGGCGCCCTGCACGAGGACGGGCTCGCGGACGTCGCCGACGGGTTCGGCGGCGGCGCCACGCGGGAGCGCCGCCTGGAGATCATGCGCGACAGCCGGATCGGCGCCTACGGCGGCGCGGCCCTGGTCCTGGCGCTGGCCCTGCGGATCGGCGCCCTGGCGACGCTCCTCGACCGGATCGGCCACGCGGCCGTGACCGGCCTGATCCTGGCGGCCGCCCTGTCGCGGGTCGCCGCCCTCGCCCCGATGGTGCTGCTCGCGCCGGCGCGGCCGGGCGGCCTGTCCGCCTCGGTCGGCCGCCCGGGCCGGGCGAGCCTCGCCACCGCGCTCGGCCTCGGCGCGGTGCTGGCGCTCGGCGCCGTGCCGCTCGGCCTGCCCCTCGGCGGGGTCGCGCTGATGATCCTGTGCGCCGGGCTCGCGGCTCTGGGCCTCACCCGGCTGGCGCGCGCCAAGATCGGCGGCCAGACCGGCGACGTCATCGGTGCCTGCCAGCAGGTCGCGGAGATCGCCGCCCTGCTGGCCCTGGTGGCGGCGACGGCGGGCGTGGCCGATTGA
- a CDS encoding ABC transporter substrate-binding protein — translation MTLSRRQILAGTAGAAAGLGLPHLVRAQPGGGSVLRFIPSTPLPSLDPIVATSYVIRNHGYLVYDTLFATDENFRIQPQMVSEWQTAPDGLRWTFHLRDGLTFHDGSPVEAKDCIASIARWSKRDAFGQTLAGFVEGYGQEDARTFTVALKKPFPLLPAALGKLSSNVPFIMPERVALQDASKPIADATGSGPWRFEAREWIPGQNAIYTRHAGYRPREEAPSWAAGGKVAKVDRIEWLAITEASAAVGAMIQGAVDWYEQPAIDLIPVLKGKPGIEIRNVPLGLILLMRFNHTQPPFNNPEIRRAVMMAMKQDDYMQAVVGSPEYYREAKTFFTPGSPMSTGAGGAAAMQADLARAKAMLAKAGYKGERVVLLAPADQPIAYNQSLVTQDLLKQLGMNVDLVSTDWGSFIARRGNRGPVDGGGWSLFHTLWSGADVLNPALHPLIRANGQAAWFGWPDDPTLETLRSEWIATSDEAQQKALAARIEERAFEVVPYAPAGLVQQPMAVSAKLKGMVMAPVQFFWNIEKTG, via the coding sequence AGCCCGGCGGCGGCAGCGTGCTGCGCTTCATCCCGTCGACGCCCCTGCCGTCCCTCGATCCGATCGTCGCCACGAGCTACGTCATCCGCAACCACGGCTATCTCGTCTACGACACGCTGTTCGCCACCGACGAGAACTTCCGCATCCAGCCCCAGATGGTCAGCGAGTGGCAGACCGCGCCCGACGGCCTGCGCTGGACCTTCCATCTCCGCGACGGCCTCACGTTCCACGACGGCTCCCCCGTCGAGGCCAAGGACTGCATCGCGTCCATCGCGCGCTGGTCCAAGCGGGACGCGTTCGGCCAGACCCTGGCGGGCTTCGTGGAGGGGTACGGCCAGGAGGACGCGCGGACCTTCACCGTCGCGCTGAAGAAGCCGTTCCCGCTGCTCCCGGCGGCGCTCGGCAAGCTGTCCTCGAACGTGCCCTTCATCATGCCGGAGCGCGTCGCCCTCCAGGACGCGTCCAAGCCGATCGCCGACGCCACGGGCTCCGGGCCGTGGCGCTTCGAGGCGCGGGAATGGATCCCCGGCCAGAACGCGATCTACACCCGCCACGCGGGCTACCGACCCCGCGAGGAGGCGCCCTCCTGGGCCGCCGGCGGCAAGGTCGCCAAGGTCGACCGGATCGAGTGGCTCGCCATCACTGAGGCCTCGGCCGCGGTGGGCGCGATGATCCAGGGCGCGGTCGACTGGTACGAGCAGCCGGCGATCGACCTGATCCCGGTCCTCAAGGGCAAGCCGGGGATCGAGATCCGCAACGTGCCGCTCGGGCTGATCCTGCTGATGCGGTTCAACCACACGCAGCCGCCGTTCAACAATCCCGAGATCCGCCGGGCCGTGATGATGGCCATGAAGCAGGACGACTACATGCAGGCGGTGGTCGGCAGCCCCGAATACTACCGGGAGGCCAAGACCTTCTTCACGCCGGGCTCGCCGATGTCGACCGGGGCCGGCGGGGCGGCCGCCATGCAGGCGGACCTCGCCAGGGCCAAGGCGATGCTGGCCAAGGCCGGCTACAAGGGCGAGCGCGTGGTGCTCCTGGCCCCCGCCGACCAGCCGATCGCCTACAACCAGTCGCTGGTGACCCAGGACCTGCTGAAGCAGCTCGGCATGAACGTCGATCTGGTCTCGACCGACTGGGGCAGCTTCATCGCCCGCCGCGGCAACCGCGGGCCGGTCGATGGCGGGGGCTGGTCCCTGTTCCACACCCTCTGGTCGGGGGCGGACGTGCTGAACCCGGCCCTGCACCCGCTGATCCGCGCCAACGGTCAGGCGGCGTGGTTCGGCTGGCCGGACGACCCGACCCTGGAGACGCTGCGCAGCGAGTGGATCGCCACCAGCGACGAGGCGCAGCAGAAGGCGCTCGCCGCGCGCATCGAGGAGCGGGCTTTCGAGGTCGTGCCCTACGCGCCCGCGGGCCTCGTGCAGCAGCCGATGGCGGTCAGCGCGAAGCTCAAGGGCATGGTCATGGCGCCCGTGCAGTTCTTCTGGAACATCGAGAAGACCGGCTGA